The region AGGTCCAGTGTGTACTTTACACcctgaaagatttctttttttcttctcacaaattTCCTTGACTTTTCAGAAGAAACCAAAGACACGAAACACTTGCTGAAAGCATCAGAATACATTGTTTTATTCATGAATATcaaataagtatatatatttgTGGCCTCCAAGCTAACATTAAAATAGTAACATAAATTTCTTAGAACCTGAGGCCCACGGAACTCACTGGAAGAGCTCTAACAAATTTTGTGGTCTTTGGAAAGGGACAGAAATGAATTAGCTTAATAGATTCATTAGATTAAATCACTTATCATTTGATAAATGATTTGGAAGGAGCTAGGGCTTAAACTGATTTGATTCCTTCAATGTTCACACACAGATAAACAGTGAAATGCATCCTGCTGGGGTTTCCCATTGTacatcttctgaaaaaaatgactgtTAGGGGTTCCTCCACCTCTTCTTCAGATAGCTGGTAAATGCGTGCAGGACTGCTTCTTGAAGTCTGTCACTGTGGAATACCCATAACGGGACAAACTGCAGGACACATGCCTTCAGAATAATGAAGCAAAAGTAATACAAAGGCAAAGCGTTACAGGAATGTCTTGGAAAAAATCAGCTGAGTGTTAGAAAGGTCGTAGAAAACAGTAAATGCAAAAGCTTTTACTTTAGGGTTTCAGTAGGTATGTTTCTCTTAGAGGAAAACGTTCATTCCTCTCAGATTTTAGCAAATCTGTTCTCGTCCTTACACTTTCATTAAATGCTTATTGTTAACAGCTGtcatgtataaatatttattctattttgttAGATTGGTATCCTAAGAAAATGATGTTTATGTGATAGCACAATCTGGTTTTATGTCGTTTCCCTTCCCCACTAATAACTTTTGAATCTGATGGCCAATTCCTGTGAAGTAGGGGTCTCAGGAATATTTCTAATAGGGTCATGAAAACAGGCAGCTAGAGAAAGGATAAAAACTAACCAGATATGAAACTGAGCTTAGCTCAAGACACAAAAGTGGAGAGAGCCACACTGTTCTGATACCACTGTGCTTTGCTTGTATATTCCTCCCTTCATGGTTTATTGGTGCCATATTGGCCTTAGTAACCTGTTCACTGTTTCTCATTTGATATCCAACATCAAGGTCTCTGAAAGCAGTCAAAAGAAACTGCTGAGCCTAGAGAGCCTTGGTTCAGCCTTTGGGACCCATTTACACACTATCAAATTAAATTACCAGCATTTCATGGGCTAAACATCCAAAGATCTCATCTCCAAAGGTGACATAATCCAGTGATTCACTAACAAACTCTTCTGCTGTCTTTGTAATAAGACCAGGCTTTTGGTACATTGTCATTGGAGTAGAAACACCATAAGGAGCCACTACCTAAAATAAGAAATCATAGTAACAGTGTAATGTCATCTAACATTTAGATAAGGCAATTCATTCTGCAGAATCCTACAGCATCTGAAAAATTGTAACAGATATTTGCAATGGATCAAGACAGCCCGTGGAATACATAAGGTACTATGGTGGAACAAGGGAAAAAGACTATAGCTGCAtaaaggcaagagaaaaaagCTATGACAGGGTCACCCAGCACTTCACCAAGGTCGGCTATGCTAGGCAGATTTAGGATCTCAGATATTATTGAAGAATTTGTTAAAATGAAGGCAAATATTGCAAGATATAGCATCACCTGTATGATGATTCCCTTTGCTTTGTACTCCACTTGTAGCGCTTTGGAGAAAGTGCTTATAAAAgcctagaataaaataaaacaatataacATTAGTATAGGAAACTAAGTACTTTCACATATGCTCACAAATATGTGTGAACAGGTCCTCAGCAAAAATGCCCAAGCATCATGCAACCTAAGGCACAGTGCAGTGGTGAAAAACACCAAAATGAACTTTTCAAGACACATTTTATTCTGGTGCATGTGAGCAATGGCAAGATTGGCTGTTTATCTGCACCAGAAAAGATAGACCCTGGCATTGGTCCAAACCAGACATGAAACAAGTACTACTGCAGCCTGGACTGAAAGCTTTGTCACATTTATGAAAATGCAGAGATATAAGCACCAGCATCCCATTTATTCTAACTATTGTCTCACGTGACTCACATCTCTGGCTGACACCTGCCCTCCCAGTTCAAGGTTTACACTGCCGTTTCTCTTGCAATAAGAAGGGGAGTGAAATACAACTCATGACTTCAGTGTGTACCTATTAGCATAGCCTACAAGCATAATTTTCAAAGTCATGTATTTTAGAATTtggggggtgtgggaggggatTGTAGCTTCAAGCTTTAGGGTTTATCTTTGTAAGTTTTTCTCCACACCATGAAAAATACACATACACTACATTGTGTAAAAGTTACATTTCTTTCAAGGCTGGTTTTAGGAGTTAGATCTTTGAGAAATATTCAGAAACTTGACAGCATTGAATTACTACTCTTAATTAGAAATATGTAAGTCCTACTAAGGAGAAAAAATGACGGTGTTTCAAAGCCATCATTTGACACGTCTTACAATTTAAACACCAAAAGTGTTGTGATATTGCATGAAACATCAATATGCTGACAAGTAAAATAGTTTCCTTTCAgagcattgcaaaaaaaaaaaaaaaaaaaaaaaagccagtccaTTTATAAAGAAACAAAGGTAAAAGATAGCCAAGaatgaaaaagtcaaaataatacAACCAATGTACCATATCACTTTGAAATAATGTTAACTAAACTTGTTCAAGGAATTAAAAATGTCTGGTTTGAATGTAGTTCAAGTTTTGCGGAATGAGAAACTTAcgttaaaaagagaagaaaaaggaaatggaaaactaGAATTTCTTATCAAGAATAATTAGCTTTTTCTTACCAAGTTGAACTTTAGCTATATTCAAACAAATATTGTTAGAATTTTTAATTTGGGGCAAACCTGAGCTGAGCAAGTGGTTTTTGGAATTtcaataattttgaaattatttatatttttttatatttgtatatatttatatattatatataatatatgtatttttatatattattataatactCCTTATTTTTATGAGCTCTGGGGTTTTAATTCAGAGCAAAATTTCAAAGTGAAATCTATGAAGTCAGGCGACTCACCACCCACTTACCAGGAATTTTATTCTTGGTTCCATGAGCAAAATCTAGCAATTTTTTGTGCTTGTAGTTTTGAGTAAACTACCTAAGTCAGCATGGTAAAAAACACCACTTCCCGGAACAAGGAGAGGTTGTAAGCACTGGTTTAACCAAAGGCAAAAACATTCCAATGATCAGACAAATCTTCAGCTGATTTCATTTATATAGCTGTACTGATTTCTAGTTCTCAAGTAGTGCTCATTTACATTGCTTCATTATTTCAGTGGAGCAACACAGATTTATGTCCTGAAACCTGGCCCTGTATTGCTCATACAAACACTTTGGTAAATACTTGATGGGTATTTCTTTGTAAAGCAATGTGAATGACTTACCTTAGAAGCTGAGTACATTGTGTATAATGGGCAAGGGAAAGTACCCAGACCAGAGGACAGATTCAGAATAAGACCTTTTTgtctgaaatttaatttaaacagtTACATTCAGTTTACATTTGACAGTATTATAGTAAAAGCCTGCACAagttgaaaacaacttttttcccccagaaggcATAGGTCTCCTATTATACTCTAGACTACACTTTCAAAAGACCCATTTTTTACAGTTTTGTTAGGTTCAATTAAGTCTAAACAAGCTAGGAATAATGTCGTAAGTGAAATTTAAATGCCTAGTGCAATCAGAACCATGGGAACATTATACATGCTATTGTACATCTATCAGAGCAAAAACTGCCATCAGAGGAAAGATTTTATGCTCCTAAGTAATTGGTAGGTCCCCTTTGCTCATTAGCCAGCACATTCTTTTTCCTGCTCCACACATCTGTTGTTTTAGCTTCCCTATTCACAGCTCCATGTACAAATCACTAAAAACAATTCATTCAGcagcaaccaggaaaaaaaagatccaaaacaATTAAACACTAAGAGCTTATTTTGTTGCCAAAACAAAAAGCATGCACAAAGCATGTCCTCTAAAATGCAGCAGTTAACAATGTTTTCTAGAAACTCCATCTGAAGGCCTTAACTTCTGGTTTAAGGACCCCCATGTCTCAAATATGAATTGTATCAAAAGGAGAAAAGCCGAATTAATCTCTCTGATATAGTACAGGTATTTCCAGAGCTTGAAAACTATTATTCCAAGTACAACTACCACTCTTAGAAGAATACCATGATATATTTGAATGTCGTTTCTTGCCTAATCAGACACATCACATGCCATTTTATTTCTGCAACACCCACACGTTTTTACTGGACAAAgacctatattttattttttctgtcttgttctaCAGTTGACTGACAATTTGTGGCAGTTCCTATCATTCATTCCCACAGCACtaacagcaacagaagaaaacCTTACTGATTGACACAATTACGAAAAAGCAGAGCTACCACTGAATAAACTGGAGGTAGCAGCTAACACCTACTGAAAGTTctagaaaaaattctttttaccTTGGCtccatttgtttcaaaattatttttgtcatctgTAAGACAAATACATTAAAACCTATATCcattcttcctctttctgattGCATTTTTCAACTGACCTTGTTTTATTCACAAGATTTATACTTGCTCAAGCCTCAGCCATATGTATACAGTTCAAATGGCTAAAATATCACACATTTAAAGCTTTGGAGAACATTTTAGAAGTGCTAATGCCTGCAAATCATTGAATTGCCAAAAAATTCCAAAGGTTAGTCTTCTAAGTAGTGAAAGTCTTATGCTTATCCAACATTTTTCGACAGTATCTGAATTTCATCATTCCTCAATACAGAATTGAGAAAGTCAACTCCATagtgattttgcattttttttttctgcctctgcctGGATCAGAAGtagcagaaaaacaagaaaagaaaactttttctttttcctgataccAAAGAGTGCTTTAGTATAATTTCGATGGCAATTATTTAATCATcccttcttattttaaaaatagacttaatcacatttgtgatttttaaagtgCAGTTAAATTCATAATTTTTTGGTAAGAAATCTGCTTCTGCTTATTGTATTTGAAGAGTATTATTGATAATAAGCCTAACTCCCTAGGGAATTCATACTCATATTATTGACTCTCTATAAAAACACACATAATGTATGAATCTTCTCAGGAAAAAAGTGTGTCTTAACTTGTAAAGGGTAGTAACAAAAAGTAGTGCAAAAGACTGATGCAGTCCTtgttattttttcagtggtgtcatTGTGCACAACAGGATAGTAGGAACAGGGTTGGGTTCACAAGCTTCATTTTCAGCAAGGGTGATAATATAGGCAGGCTTGGGTGAAGCGGAATTTCCAAGTAAAGTGGAAAACATGGGAAAGGTCCTGCTTTTTCAGTGCTGAAAATCCCCCTAGCATCTGTAGGAGCCAGGAATACCTGCAGTTTGGGCATCCCACTGCAAGAAGCGGTGAGCAGGATCCTAGCAGGAATCAAGGGTAGGGAGGGGGGAACCCAAATAGATTTAAAGATGATTTGAACCTAACCATGAGGAATACTGGTTAGTACCATTCATTGTGTTTTGGAGGAAGGTGAACGTTCATGAAAGACTGAAAGGGACGTGTTTGCAGCAGTGAGGGTTAGGAATCCCCTGGCCCTGGTGAAGCAGAAGAGGTTGATTCCAAGGTATGTATAAAGTGAGAAGTAGTAAAGGAAGAACCCTTTTCTATCCAGACTGAGAGGGTACAAAATGCTTGCCTGTTTTTTTGTGAATCATCTACATATAGCTTTCAGATATTTCTCTGCTTTAGACTTATAAATAGAATAAAACCTAGGATCAGAAAATTTACCAAAATACTTCATGGAAGAATTTGTTTCAATTCTCTGATATTacatgatttattattttaagtcATTAAGTAGCAGTACAAATTTGGTATGTAAAGTTTGCTAGCCAAAGAAAGATGAACATCTGTTGATAATTTTCATGTCATGTTTAGACAGGTATTAACCAAAGTTTAGATGAACTACAAAGCTCTTGTTTTGCTCTTCATGCTAGCTTGCAGGGCAATACAAATCTTAATCAGAGGTGGAAAGCATGAAACACTAACTGCTCTTGTAAGGGAAGTAGCCAAGCAAAATTAACACCAAGAGGTAACAATACAGAACTGGGAGCCAACTCCTTAAGTTTCTGTCCTGCATTGATACcaaaatatatttacagaagAGAATTGTGTCAAAATGCATGTACGGTGCAAAATGTCAAACTACAGATCTTCCTGTCCTAAAGACtttcattctgaagaaaaaccCCTTCTTTACCAAAATCAATATGgtttttgcaaaatgtttcagctgcagagtaaCGATGTGTCTCAAGCAAGCAACTGTGTTAAAACATTTCCAGTTACCTCTAGTCAAACTACATCATAGGCAGTAGAAACAGATGGGGTCCTTAAAATAATGCTGACATTCCTGCTGAAAATTACTATCTGCagataaattaaatgaaaatacacaGGAAAGCTAGTTGGTTGCTCTTGTGcaggactaattttttttccaaagaactaATTACAGATATAACATGGATGTGAATGCGTCACATACCTTTGTAACAGAAATAATGTTGCAGTTGATGAGGttctgcagaaagaaagaaaacagttaagTTCA is a window of Numenius arquata chromosome Z, bNumArq3.hap1.1, whole genome shotgun sequence DNA encoding:
- the HSD17B3 gene encoding 17-beta-hydroxysteroid dehydrogenase type 3; protein product: MEAFQHQLLTLIGGLICFCALVKCIRFMKYIFPHVWSALPETFFQSLGKWAVVTGAGDGLGKAYSFELAKRGLNIVMISRTLEKLQRVASEVEQATGQKVKVIQADFTKNSVYENIEKSLQGLDIGVLVNNVGMLHNPLPCRFLNGPDIDENLINCNIISVTKMTKIILKQMEPRQKGLILNLSSGLGTFPCPLYTMYSASKAFISTFSKALQVEYKAKGIIIQVVAPYGVSTPMTMYQKPGLITKTAEEFVSESLDYVTFGDEIFGCLAHEMLACVLQFVPLWVFHSDRLQEAVLHAFTSYLKKRWRNP